One region of Thunnus thynnus chromosome 14, fThuThy2.1, whole genome shotgun sequence genomic DNA includes:
- the ppp3r1a gene encoding calcineurin subunit B type 1, with amino-acid sequence MGNEASYPLEMCSHFDADEIKRLGKRFKKLDLDNSGSLSVEEFMSLPELQQNPLVQRVIDIFDTDGNGEVDFKEFIEGVSQFSVKGDKEQKLRFAFRIYDMDKDGYISNGELFQVLKMMVGNNLKDTQLQQIVDKTIINADKDGDGRISFEEFCAVVGGLDIHKKMVVDV; translated from the exons gGAAATGAAGCCAGTTACCCCCTGGAGATGTGCTCACATT TCGATGCTGATGAGATTAAGAGGCTAGGGAAGAGGTTTAAGAAACTCGACCTAGATAACTCCGGCTCGCTCAGCGTGGAGGAGTTCATGTCGCTGCCGGAGCTACAACAGAACCCGCTGGTGCAAAGGGTTATCGACATATTCGACACGGACGGGAACGGAGAGGTGGACTTTAAAG AGTTCATCGAGGGAGTCTCGCAGTTCAGCGTCAAGGGAGACAAGGAGCAGAAGCTTCGGT TCGCTTTCAGGATCTACGACATGGACAAGGATGGCTACATCTCCAACGGCGAGCTCTTCCAGGTGCTGAAGATGATGGTAGGCAACAACCTGAAGGACACGCAGCTCCAGCAGATCGTGGACAAGACCATTATCAACGCAGACAAGGACGGAGACGGCAGGATATCCTTTGAAGAGTTCTGTGCA GTGGTCGGCGGTCTCGATATACACAAAAAGATGGTGGTGGACGTGTGA
- the pno1 gene encoding RNA-binding protein PNO1 has translation MDPDTNTAPDAGAAAETIDDTDSFTKVKSKKTQKRKREHDGADMDMEEPTASKRPQFPPISGDKLKGPDEMRKIAVPAHRYTPLKENWLKIFTPIVENLQLQVRFNLKTRNVEIKTCKETQDIAALTKAADFVKAFVLGFQVEDALALLRLDELFLESFDVTDVKPLKGDHLSRAIGRIAGKGGKTKFTIENVTKTRIVLAETKVHLLGSFQNIKMARTAICNLILGSPPSKVYGNIRVVASRTAERF, from the exons ATGGATCCTGATACAAATACAGCCCCGGACGCTGGCGCTGCCGCGGAGACAATAGATGACACAGACTCTTTCACAAAAGTGAAGTCGAAAAAGACTCAGAAACGAAAACGTGAACACGACGGAGCGGACATGGACATGGAGGAGCCCACGGCCAGCAAGCGGCCGCAGTTTCCTCCAATTTCAGGCGACAAACTGAAG ggaccAGACGAGATGCGTAAAATCGCCGTCCCAGCTCACAGATACACCCCGCTGAAAGAAAACTGGCTGAAGATCTTCACTCCCATCGTAGAGAACCTGCAGCTTCAAGTCAGATTCAACCTCAAAACTCGTAATGTTGAAATCAAA acatgCAAAGAGACACAGGACATCGCCGCGCTCACAAAAGCAGCAGATTTTGTTAAAGCGTTTGTTTTGGGATTCCAGGTTGAA GATGCCCTGGCGCTCCTCAGATTAGATGAGCTTTTCCTAGAAAGCTTTGATGTCACAGACG TGAAACCTCTGAAGGGAGACCACTTATCCAGAGCCATCGGAAGAATAGCAGGGAAGGGAGGAAAAACCAAATTCACCATTGAAAACGTCACAAAGACTCGCATTGTGTTAGCAGAAAC AAAAGTTCACCTATTAGGATCATTCCAGAATATTAAGATGGCTCGGACAGCGATATGTAACTTGATCTTAG GAAGTCCACCCTCAAAGGTCTACGGCAACATCAGGGTGGTGGCCAGCAGAACCGCTGAGAGATTCTGA